The DNA sequence TAAAGGTATCAAAGCTGAACATGATGTGCCGGTTATTTTATTCGGTGTAAATGCGACGCATTTAATCGAAGAATGGAATACATTGCCGATTGATGTGTTAGGCATAGATTGGCGTACAACAATTAAAGCTACTGCAGATGCAGGCGTAACAAAAACAATTCAAGGTAATTTAGATCCGTCATTATTACTTGCTCCTTGGGAAGTAATTCAACCGCGATTAGATGAAATTTTGGATCAAGGTATGGCACATGGCAAACATATCTTTAATTTAGGTCATGGTGTATTCCCAGAAGTGAAACCGGAAACGTTGAAACAAATTGCGGATTACGTGCATCAATATACGAAAAGAAAATAAATGAATTGTGAAACGAAAGATAAAGGAAGGGTTTATAATGACTCGAACTATAGGATTACTAGTGATGGCTTATGGTACGCCGTATCAAGAAAGCGATATTGAAGCGTATTATACAGATATCCGTCATGGTAAAAAGCCGACACCAGAAGAAATTCAAAATTTAAAAGATCGCTATGAGTTTATCGGCGGTTTATCGCCGCTTGCAAGAATTACAGATGAACAAGCAGAAGCACTGCAAAAACATCTCAACAATATGTATAAAGATAAAGAGATTGAATTTAAACTTTATGTTGGATTAAAACATATCCATCCATTTATTGAAGATGCGGTAGATCAAATGCATGAAGATGGTATTACTGAAGCGGTTACGATTGTTTTAGCACCGCATTATTCTAATTTCTCCGTTGGCTCATACAACAAACGTGCAGCAAAAGCAGCTGAGCCTTACGGTATTGAATTAAAACATGTTAAAAGTTTCTACCAGCAGCCTAAGTTTATTCAGTATTGGGTTAAACAAGTGAATGAAACACTTAAAACGATACCTGAAGCTGAACATGATCAAACAGTTTTAGTTGTTTCTGCACATAGTTTGCCAGAAAGAATGATTATTGAATCAAATGATCCGTATCCAGAACAGCTGAAAGATAACACACGTTTGTTAGAAGAACTATCTAATATTCAGCATACTGCACGCGGATGGCAATCAGAAGGGAATACAGGAACGCCTTGGCTTGGGCCGGATGTGCAAGATTTAACAAGAAGTTTAGCTGCAGAATATGGTTATAAACATTTCATTTATACGCCGTTAGGCTTTGTCTGCGATCATTTAGAAGTGTTGTATGACAATGACCATGAATGCAAAGTTGTGTGTGATGAAGTAGGTGCAACGTATCATCGTCCGCCGATGCCGAATACACAACCGCTATTCATCGGTGCTATGGCAGATGAAATTTATCAGCTCTTAACAGTGAAAGAAGTGGATGAACATGAGTAAGAACATAGCAATTATAGGTGCAGGTATTACAGGCTTATCTGCAGCTTATTATTTGAAAAAAGAACATCCGGACTTTGATGTGACAATCATCGAGGCTGCTAATCGTACAGGCGGTAAAATCCAAACGTATCGCAAAGACGGCTTTACGATTGAACTCGGACCGGAATCTTATTTAGGCCGTAAGAAGATTATGACAGAACTAGCAGAAGAGGTAGGGTTAGGTGATGATTTGATTACCAATCAAACCGGACAATCCTACATTTATGCGCGCAATCAGTTATACCCGATACCCGGCGGCTCTATTATGGGTATCCCGACTGATATCAAACCGTTTATGACGACTAAGCTGATTTCTTTAAAAGAGAAAGCAAGAGCAGCATTGGATTTAACTAAAAAACCGATTGAAATGGATGGCGATATTTCTGTCGGCGACTTCTTCAGACAACGTTTAGGAGATGAAGTACTGGAAAATTTAATTGAACCTTTAATGGGCGGTATCTATGGTACGGATATCGATCAATTAAGTTTGATGAGTACCTTCCCTAACTTTAAACATCGAGAAGAAGAATACGGCAGTCTTATCAAAGGTATGCGTCAAGAAAAGCTCGAACGCCAACGCCAAAAAGAATTGTATCCAGGTGCGCCTAAAGGACAATTCAAACAGTTCAGACATGGTTTAAGTTCATTTATAGAGGCATTGACGCAAGCAGTTGAAGCACAAGGTACAACGATTCAATATCAAACGAAAGTAGAAGATATTATCGGCTTCCAAAAAGGCTACAATGTGGTATATAAAGGCGAGAAACACTTTTATGATGGTGTTCTTGTAACTGTACCGCATCAAACGTTCATGCAATGGTTCTCTGAAGATCCGGCATTAGATTACTTTAAAACAATGGACAGTACCTCAGTAGCCACTGTTGTGCTGGCATTCGATGCAAAAAATGTTGAAAACACTTATGATGGTACTGGATTTGTGATTGCGAGAACATCAGATACACGCATCACAGCATGTACATGGACCAGCAAGAAATGGCCGTTTACAACACCAGAAGGCAAAGTCTTGCTGCGTGCATATGTCGGCAAACCAGGCGATCCGATTCTCGAAGAGATGGATGATGAACAAATTGTTGCGACAGTGAGAAAAGATTTAAGTCAAATGATGACGATTAAAGGCGACCCTGAATTCTCAATCGTCCATCGTATGCCGAAGAGCATGCCGCAATACCATGTAGGTCATATTCAGCATATTAGACGTATACAAGACCATATCAGACATACGTATCCGCATTTGCGTATAACAGGTGCGGGATTTGAAGCAGTTGGTTTACCAGATTGTATTCAACAAGGTAAAGATTCTGCAGAAGAATTAGCAAGCGCTGTACAATAATTATTAAGAAACGATGAAATTTCTGAAAAAAAGATTGACCTTTTTATCAAATAAGATTAATCTGAATATGGAAGACAGTGAGATAATATAATGGATTGTATGATATAGATAGAAGAAGTATACAAGAGAAAGATGACCTGAACCTAGGTTCTATTAGTATTGAAACAACGGCTACCTTTTGATGAGCACAAGAGGCAGCAGTTTGTTTTCAGGAATTTGAACCTGTTATTCAGGTCATTTTCTATTTGAAAGTGCAAGAGGTGAAGTTGATGACAAATATTATTTTAATTCATGCACAAGGTGCAGATGCACATGAAAACTGGTATGAATGGTTAGAACAATCGCTTAAATTAGAAGGTTATCAATCAGATATTGTGAATATTGAACATAGTCTGCCGGTTAATATGGATGAGTGGCTGACACAATTAAATGAGCAAATTGATATTACTAATTATGAAACTTATTTCGTGACACATGGCTTTGGTACACTTGCAGGGCTGAAGTATTTAGAGCAGCAACCTGATGTACATATTGAAGGTTTCTTCAGTATTGCAGGCTTTGGACCGGATGCAAAGGATATCAACCCAGAACTCCATGCATCAGATGTGACATTGGACATAGAAGGGCTTAAACCGCGAATTGATTATTTCTATGGACTGGCTTCTAAGGATGATCCTTTTGTGCCGTATCAAGCAACAGAAGACATTGTAAAAGCATTCGGAGGCAAAACAAGAATTATTAAAGATGGCGGTCATTTTACTACGAATGACGGTTATGATACATTCTTAGCTTTAAAAAATAATATGATGAAACGTATGTCTAAATAAGGTAGATGATAAAGAGATACGAAAAAAACGTCTCGCCGCATGAAAACGGTGAGACGTTTTTTGTATAATCAAGTAATGCTTAACATGCGATCTAAACTTTCTTTCGCATATTTTGTTGTTTCAGCATCTACTTTAAT is a window from the Staphylococcus sp. IVB6181 genome containing:
- the hemH gene encoding ferrochelatase, with product MTRTIGLLVMAYGTPYQESDIEAYYTDIRHGKKPTPEEIQNLKDRYEFIGGLSPLARITDEQAEALQKHLNNMYKDKEIEFKLYVGLKHIHPFIEDAVDQMHEDGITEAVTIVLAPHYSNFSVGSYNKRAAKAAEPYGIELKHVKSFYQQPKFIQYWVKQVNETLKTIPEAEHDQTVLVVSAHSLPERMIIESNDPYPEQLKDNTRLLEELSNIQHTARGWQSEGNTGTPWLGPDVQDLTRSLAAEYGYKHFIYTPLGFVCDHLEVLYDNDHECKVVCDEVGATYHRPPMPNTQPLFIGAMADEIYQLLTVKEVDEHE
- the hemY gene encoding protoporphyrinogen oxidase translates to MSKNIAIIGAGITGLSAAYYLKKEHPDFDVTIIEAANRTGGKIQTYRKDGFTIELGPESYLGRKKIMTELAEEVGLGDDLITNQTGQSYIYARNQLYPIPGGSIMGIPTDIKPFMTTKLISLKEKARAALDLTKKPIEMDGDISVGDFFRQRLGDEVLENLIEPLMGGIYGTDIDQLSLMSTFPNFKHREEEYGSLIKGMRQEKLERQRQKELYPGAPKGQFKQFRHGLSSFIEALTQAVEAQGTTIQYQTKVEDIIGFQKGYNVVYKGEKHFYDGVLVTVPHQTFMQWFSEDPALDYFKTMDSTSVATVVLAFDAKNVENTYDGTGFVIARTSDTRITACTWTSKKWPFTTPEGKVLLRAYVGKPGDPILEEMDDEQIVATVRKDLSQMMTIKGDPEFSIVHRMPKSMPQYHVGHIQHIRRIQDHIRHTYPHLRITGAGFEAVGLPDCIQQGKDSAEELASAVQ
- a CDS encoding alpha/beta hydrolase codes for the protein MTNIILIHAQGADAHENWYEWLEQSLKLEGYQSDIVNIEHSLPVNMDEWLTQLNEQIDITNYETYFVTHGFGTLAGLKYLEQQPDVHIEGFFSIAGFGPDAKDINPELHASDVTLDIEGLKPRIDYFYGLASKDDPFVPYQATEDIVKAFGGKTRIIKDGGHFTTNDGYDTFLALKNNMMKRMSK